The sequence AGGGCTCTGAGGCGGTGCGACCGGCTTCGATGCTTCTCCACCGACGGCGACGGCGTGGAGGAGGGGGAGAAGCGTGGCGAGGAGGAGGCCTCGGCGACGGCGGCCCCGGCCCCGGACCCAGCCCCAGCGGAGACACAGGTGGGCGCTGCGGAGGAGCTGGCGTCTGAGCGGAGCCGATCAGGGAGCTTTTCGTCCTCATCCTCGTCCGGGGTAACACTAAAATGCACGATTGATCAACCTTTGCAATGATGGAACAACCACTCAGTCCGGGGTTTGTTTGTTAATTTGTTTCTGGTGGGAGATATTGTTCATTTCGATGGGTAACGTAGTGAGGGGTTAGCTGTGGGCGTTGGGTTAGCTGGGGAATGGATGCCTTGTAGAGATTTGTGTGTGGGTGTATGTGTAGCTTTGTATTGAGCTCAGTGTTATGTGACTCTTCACCATTCACTAGCCAGAGCTTTTGTGGAATGATCTGATTTTATACAATTAGAGTGCGGCTAACGTACTGGTTATCTGCTCATTGTTGATTTTCAAATGGAATTCTGTTATATACTTTTTATACTAGTTGCTGGTAAGCTGTATATTAGAGATTAGAGCAAATAGTAGTACTGGGCTACTGGCATATAGGGCAGTTTGAATTGTTGCCCGTGGAAGCCTGGcccaattttggtggttgaccgtGGACAAGGATACCATTTGGATGGCAGCCGAGATTTGGCTTGCCCTGGTTCCTGTGCCCATGCAGCCGTTAATTTTCTAGTTCAATCCTGGCCGATTCCTCCGCTAAATTTTGGCTGGCCAATTGTTTGGCATGGCCTGCATGTGGCAGCATCCAAACTTCCATAACTAGTGATATTCCAGATATATGGTTATGTAAATATTTTTGCCTGAATTGAGTTGCTAGGTGCGTAATTGTGCACAGGCACCATCCCTCATAGGGTTGGTCTTGAGTTAATTTTGGGCCTAGTATGCTGCCGGAGTTCAATACTTCAATGCATCCTTGCAATTTTAATGGTCTGTTGTTTTCACTTGATATTGCGTGCTTAACATTCAGTTTCACATATGGGTGCGAAAGAATCACAGTGTGCTTGTTCCTATGGTTAATGATCACAGTGAAACTAATGTATTTAATGAAAACATTCTGGCACTTCACGCTGGGTTGTATTAAATTGTACCCAATCATTGGATCCTGCTCTGTTTCCCTGTTATCTGACAATAACTGTACGGCTACTTGTATTTTATCCTTTACTTGTGCGAGGTCCAATTGTGCTTTTATGTAGTTACCTGCCGTAGATCATATTTTATTTTGAAATGATTGGGCTAATTATTCGTCTCTTTGGTTTTGTCTTCAAATTACACATTCCTTATAATCTGTAAACAACATCTGTGTTGGTACTATGTGCATGAATATTTCTCATCTCTAAACCTGTTCTGCTACTTTTTACTTTAACCAGAATCCTGGTGTATCAAGCGAGCCACCACTGTTGAGTTTTAGTGTTGATAATATCGATACAGTTAAACTATTGGAACTTCTAGGCCCGGAAAAGGTTGACCCAGTTGATGTCATGGCAATTAAGGAAAAACTCTTTGGTTATACGACATTCTGGTTGACAAAAGAAGAGCCTTTTGGTGATCTCGGTGAAGGAGTCCTTTTCATTGGGAATCTCCGTGGGAAGAGGGAGGAAATCTTTGCAAAACTTCAAAGGCAACTACGCGAACTTGCTGGTGAAAAATACAATCTTTTTATGGTGGAGGAACCCAATTCAGAAGGGGATGACCCACGTGGGGGACCACGTGTTAGTTTTGGTTTGCTTAGGAAGGAAGTTTCTGAGCCTGGACCTACTACCCTATGGCAGTATGTCATTTCTCTGTCACTTTTCCTTCTCACTATGTTCTCCTGTGTTGAGCTAGGAATTGCATCAAAGGTATGCTTATCTTACTCTTCGTCTATTGTATGCTACTTCATCTTAATACACATCAGCATCAAGTTGCTTATGCACTTTAGTTTTATGCAGATTAGCAGTCTTCCACCAGAAATTGTTTCATATTTCACTGATCCAAATTCTACTGGACCCCCTCCTGATATGCAACTTCTGCTCCCATTTGTGGAATCGGCTTTGCCAGTGGCTTACGGTGTCTTGGCTATCCAATTATTTCATGTAATTAGTACCGTAATTATGTTGAACATCTCTTTATCCATTAGTTTCTGTTCGTTTCTTAGTTCCTTTTAACATGTAAAGAAGCTATGTGAACAGCATACAACCATTCAATCAGTTTCAATGCTACCATGTTTGCTCCAATTTGTCATCAATAGTGTTTTTTAGTGAAATTGAATTTACAGGTTTTATTTGTTTTCGATTAGTGAATTACCTTATTCAGAATTATTTTTTATTAGTTCCAATGTTGAAAGCATTCTTTTATAGAGGTCTCTATATCAAACTCAAATTTGATAGTGTTATTCTTTTGGAAGGACTTTGTATTGCTTATAGTCTTACAAGGGATTAATTTGAAGCACAATATAAAAAACAATGACCTACATGTAAACAAATTGGACTCTTGCCAAGGATCCTTTAAACTTATGAAAATTTACATGGTTGTTAGAACTGTTGTTTTATGTGTCCTTTCTTTTTGGTATGTTTTAATTCTACCTAATATGTCGACGTTCTGCATGCAGGAAATTGGACACTTTTTGGCAGCATTTCCAAAAAATGTGAAACTAGGCATTCCTTTCTTTATTCCGAACTTCACCCTTGGAACTTTTGGTGCAATTACTCAGGTTAGTATTTCTTAAAGGAGGTCAAATATATGGGACTAAGGAGTTTCTTGGACAACCAGAGTTGAATGTGCCTGCTGCTGCTTTCTTGTTTCTAGATAGATATTGATCAGTAGCATGCTATGGTTGCATCAGGGGCGGACTCAAGTGCAAGCAAGCATGGGCTCTTGCCCAGGCTCCTCCATTAGTGCTAATGAACCTTTAAACGTGCACCAAGCAGTAAAATATAGTTAAACATGGGTAAAAACTAGGCAAAGCTATATGTTTATAGTATGAGTATTATCTTTGCCTAGGCTCTCGAAGATTTCTGGGTCCGCCACTGCGTGGCATCTTGATAAGGCCATGTACTTTAATGTTTTCTTCTACACTAGCTGATTTAAAAGCTACTAATGTACAGCCTACAACATAAACTGTAGCATACCTCTTTCAAAATATCTCTGGCCAACTTTATATAGGTCACTGAATAAACTTAAATAATTCGAATAATGCTTAATTTCATCAATTGCCAGAGGTATGCTCTGTAGTTGTATTGCCCAGATAGCAATCAATCTTTTTTTGGCCCTAACTGGTTCTGTTTATGCACATTTCTGGCTGTGCACTGAACATAAGACTGATATACGATGCATACTTTTTTCCTTGACATTTCTTACCTTTTATATTTACTCATGTAGTTCAAGTCCATTCTTCCGGATCGAAAGACAATGTTTGACATATCAATGGCTGGTCCTGTGGCTGGAGCTGCACTTTCCTTTTCAATGTTCTTTGTAGGCTTATTACTCTCTTCAAATCCTGTTGGGGCAAGTGATTTAGTAGAAGTACCTAGCCAGCTGTTCCAGGGTTCATTATTGCTTGGACTCATTAGTAGAGCAACACTTGGATACAGGTATCTGATACTTGATATTTTGAACTCAATtcacttctaatctatactagtCATTAGGCTTTATTTTTTCCCAGTTCTGTTTGTCATATATTCACCACTTCATGGAATCACGAGTATCATTGGAGACCTATTAGATGCCATTCTCGAACACATGGATAGTTTTACCTCTTCCCTTACCAGTCACAACGCACTTACCAGATCAGTTCAAGAGGAAACAAATCAATTATTTTAACTTATACATATGAACAATGATATGTCATTGGATTCTTATGCTTATATTATGGACCACCATTGTGGATCGTACACCGACTTAGATACAAGTGACACTTGTTCTATTCCAATTCCTACCTATTTGTATAATTTCTGAGCACATTAGTCTGATCTGTGGCATGATTTGAAATAATCTACTTGGTTGTTTCTAATGAACGTATATTTACTTCCAGAGCTATGCATGCTGCTACAGTTTCGATCCACCCTCTAGTGATTGCAGGCTGGTAAAGTATTGTTTCCTAAACCCTCAAGCCCTTGCAACCAAACAAGTGTTGCTTTTCTAATTATTGCAAGTTTTTAGGTGTGGTTTAACTACTACTGCATTTAATATGCTTCCTGTTGGATGTCTTGATGGTGGAAGAGCATTACAGGTAAAAATTCCTGTTAAGTTCTGATTAATAAAGCCAGAATATCAGACATCCACGCTACCAGTACTTGAGATGTTCTACAGCGCCTAACACTGTTTTTGGACATGCTTTTCTTTGACCTgttatgctaagtttctaagtaaTGTGCCTTGCGATCCCATAAACAAGTTTAGACTAATGCGGTAATGCCTGAGTAATTATACTTGTCTTCCACAAAATATGTTTCGTATTTTTTACTTTTGTATCCAAGAAATCATCACTAAAATATTACTATTTGTTTAGAGTACATATTGTTTTCATAGGATTGTTAGCTATCACCAAACATTATTATATAATTATGTTAATATGgtccagagtctgggtgtgtttagACTACAGCAAGGTACACTGTTACAGTATTGCAGATGCTTTTCCTGTGCCGCTCCATCGTAGTGTGTGTCAGGCATCAACCTGACATTATACGCTACCGGTGAGGATGAGAGTCCTATGAAGAACGAGCTCAACACAACACCAATACACACGAGAACACTTGGAACACGAATGGTTTTGGTGCTGCCTGAAAGCACAACTTTTCTGAACTCCTATtgcttcttttattctgaatacaAAGAGCAGAAATGCTTGGCGCTTAGCCACACATCACGCTACAAACGTGTCCATCCCCATGTCCACGATGCCGCTAATTCACTGGTCATTCCAGGGCTGTGTGTGAGCTAATCTTGCCACGCCCTCCTATGCGCAAGGCCACCACAGGTGGGAGCTCGTGCACATGCAGAATTGAAAACAGCTAAACATGCAACTACCATGCACACGGATTACTAACAAATTCTCTTAAGCCTTGCGCACGTTCGGTACATCAATGACCCCGAGCTTAGTACGAAGTTCACTGCACCGCTCATGTCTCCGGGCCTTTGTCAAATTGTAGCCAGCTGCTTAACAGTCCCAATGGACTCAACTGTGACCCTGTTCTCCTTGATGAATTCTTGAAAAAATGATATCTAACATCAATCTTGCTACGATCATAGAAAACAGGGTTGTACTCAGCTTCGCATGATGACGGGGCTACCACCTTCTGCTTTTGAGACTGCCAGGTTATGATGTTGCTgctgaggaagaacaggacactagaGGTACTCTTCCTTGTATCAATATCTCCAGCAAGGTCACTGTCACTATAACCTTCAAGCTGTGCCTCCTTCGTCCTCTAGTAGTGGCAACCGTAGTGAAGAGTCCTTGCAATTTACCTGAGCACTCTCTTTACTGCTGCCATATGTCCAGTGGTTTCTCAATGAATCTGCTTATGTACCCCATTGAGAACGCCAAATCTGGCCTTGAATTCACCAAATAGCACAGAGAACCAACAATGAACCTATACCGAGGAGCGTCAACAGCAGGGACAAAGCTTGACTTAGCTTCAACCTGGGCTCCATTGGGGTGTTGCTTGGATTGCAGCCTGACAAACCCTAGATCACTCATCTGGCTTACAGTGATCCCCATCTCAGATTGTGCCACCTCCAGGCCAAGGTAGTACCTCAGCAACCCTAGATTACTCATCTGGAATGTGTTCTTCATTTTCTGCTTGAACTTGTCAATGTCGGAGTGGTTACCACCAGTGATTACTAAGTCGTCGACGTAGACTCCCACACTGAGACGTCGTTCTCCCTGACCTCACAGATACACAGGATGCTTAGAGGCACTCCACGCTTGAGCGAGGCGTCTAGTTTCGAGTATCATGCACGGAGGGGTTGACGGAGACCATAGAGCGCCTTGATCAGGTGGAGCTCCTTGTCCGCACGCCCTTTGAGCACGAACCAGGCATGATGCTTGACGTACATCCTGCAACTCGCCTTTGAGAAAGGCCAACTTGGCGTCATGTGGTGCATTGGCCAGCCTTCACTCGTGGCGTAGGCCAACAACAATCACACAGAGTCAAGTCACGCCATCAGAGCAAAAATCTTGTCGGAGTGGACACCTTGACGTTGTACATACCCCTTGGCGACAAGTCTGGCTTTGAACTTGGTGATGATTGATGAGCCTGGCTTCATCATGATTGGTGCTGTAGCCCCACTTGAGGTTGATCGGTCAGACCCTAGGCGGTAGTTCGACAAGCTCCTAGGTGTCATTCGTTTTGATGGAGGTGAACTCATTGAGCATGGTTTGGTGTTAGCTCTTGTGTCTCATTAAATGTCGTCGGCTTAGCTTCATTTGCCAGCAACAACTGCTCATCCAACTCATGTGTGGTGACCCCCGGTGGCATGGCCGACCCTAGTACATTATCAATGTCACGGTACCGGAGCGGGCATCGTTGTTGTGGTTTGCGTCTAGCTGCTGTGAAGTGTCAACACCGGGTGGCGACACAAACTCAATTAGGGACGTGTCCTTGAGTGTGTGTGTGCTCAGCGTCGCACTCCTAGTGTCATGCGCTGgtgaggtgtgggttggcggtgcTGATGAGGTCGTAGGTGAAACATCAACCCCAATTGATGTAGTTGCGCTCGTCATTGTTGTGGTGGTGATCGACCTAGACAACGACATGTTAAAgttctcgacgatgaagtctTCCACTTCGACGCATCGTGACGCTAGGTCGTACACCTGGTACGCCTTGGAGCCCGCTTCATAGTTGAAGAAGATGGTGTGCTTTGCTCCGATCGTCGAGCTACTTTAGATCTGGTGTCGTCACATTCATGTATGTGGTACACCCAAAGGTGCGCAGATGATGAACGTCAGGGACACTCGCGGTCCAGAGCTAGTAGGGGGGGGGGTGGTGTTGCCACCCACACTCTTTGACAATGAGCGATTGAGCAGACAAACTGCCATAGTGATTGCCTCGCCCTAGAATTCGTCCGAGAGTCCATTTGCCTTGATCATGCTCTGAGCTATCCGACCATGGTCTGATAGCAGTGCTCAATGATGTCGTTCTGCTGAGGAGAGTAGGGCATGTTAGCTCGTCACAGAGTCCTAGCTCGATGTAGTATTGCTTGGAGTCCTTTGCCAAAAACTCCCCAGTCCATGTGGAGTGCATGAACTTGCTTGTCGGACTTGTGCTCAGCCGCCACCTAGATGTGCTTGTAGCATCCATGCGGGGAAGCAGAGACAACCACATATACCAGGAGCCAAGGTTATTAAAACGGTAAAACGTTGGAACGCTCATGGGTGAAATTTTgacttttaaacgtttaaacaaagtttaaacgtagttttaaacaacacATGAAAAATACCAATACatcataatttcagacaataatatgaagttaaataccaaaatagagaggttagtggcttaccaaaacttcacccatgagctGGATTGAACCTCAAAAGTAATTAATAGACTGGGCCCAAAAGTAGCTAATGATCTAAAATGCATAAAACACTGTGTTTTACAGTTTAGAACGCCAAAACGCTAAAACGTGGTTTCAACCCCTAATTAGAGTTTTGACGATTAAACGTAGTTTAAAcatcgtttaaacgtagttttaataacactgCCAGGAGCGGTCATCGACGAGAAGTACCGATTCCCACTCGGCATTGATGGTGAGATGGAATTGCAAAAGGTCGCTATGGAGCAGCTGCAGCACCTCTGTCGCTTGCCCCAGTGCACGTTGAGGGATTGGTGAGCGACAATGTTTACCAGTGAGGCACGCTTCACACACCTGCTCCACTTGGGTGAGCAGGGGCATGCCGCGGACGAGACCATACCTATCCATCTCGCGCAGCATGGCAAAGTGGAGGTGGCTGAATTGGGCATGCCAGACCcaagcttcctct is a genomic window of Zea mays cultivar B73 chromosome 5, Zm-B73-REFERENCE-NAM-5.0, whole genome shotgun sequence containing:
- the LOC100276230 gene encoding probable zinc metalloprotease EGY1, chloroplastic isoform X3 — protein: MIEPNNTLEDSLNLKPTWILGPGRQTGQPAASHSSVDPCVKLRIVFTGYFCVGRGHWKASPGRRQTRCHVGPNQIQHPAPSSSIAPYPPPPRSGGPHRSTTAPPSPRPPRPITAPANSASRSSLHAKLGMAAALASSPLVHLSTSRLRLPRPRASSSSAPGCSIGVCLGWRLKVGWRALRRCDRLRCFSTDGDGVEEGEKRGEEEASATAAPAPDPAPAETQVGAAEELASERSRSGSFSSSSSSGNPGVSSEPPLLSFSVDNIDTVKLLELLGPEKVDPVDVMAIKEKLFGYTTFWLTKEEPFGDLGEGVLFIGNLRGKREEIFAKLQRQLRELAGEKYNLFMVEEPNSEGDDPRGGPRVSFGLLRKEVSEPGPTTLWQYVISLSLFLLTMFSCVELGIASKISSLPPEIVSYFTDPNSTGPPPDMQLLLPFVESALPVAYGVLAIQLFHEIGHFLAAFPKNVKLGIPFFIPNFTLGTFGAITQFKSILPDRKTMFDISMAGPVAGAALSFSMFFVGLLLSSNPVGASDLVEVPSQLFQGSLLLGLISRATLGYRAMHAATVSIHPLVIAGWCGLTTTAFNMLPVGCLDGGRALQKTGLYSASHDDGATTFCF
- the LOC100276230 gene encoding probable zinc metalloprotease EGY1, chloroplastic isoform X2 — encoded protein: MIEPNNTLEDSLNLKPTWILGPGRQTGQPAASHSSVDPCVKLRIVFTGYFCVGRGHWKASPGRRQTRCHVGPNQIQHPAPSSSIAPYPPPPRSGGPHRSTTAPPSPRPPRPITAPANSASRSSLHAKLGMAAALASSPLVHLSTSRLRLPRPRASSSSAPGCSIGVCLGWRLKVGWRALRRCDRLRCFSTDGDGVEEGEKRGEEEASATAAPAPDPAPAETQNPGVSSEPPLLSFSVDNIDTVKLLELLGPEKVDPVDVMAIKEKLFGYTTFWLTKEEPFGDLGEGVLFIGNLRGKREEIFAKLQRQLRELAGEKYNLFMVEEPNSEGDDPRGGPRVSFGLLRKEVSEPGPTTLWQYVISLSLFLLTMFSCVELGIASKISSLPPEIVSYFTDPNSTGPPPDMQLLLPFVESALPVAYGVLAIQLFHEIGHFLAAFPKNVKLGIPFFIPNFTLGTFGAITQFKSILPDRKTMFDISMAGPVAGAALSFSMFFVGLLLSSNPVGASDLVEVPSQLFQGSLLLGLISRATLGYRAMHAATVSIHPLVIAGWCGLTTTAFNMLPVGCLDGGRALQGAFGKDALFGFGLTTYSLLGLGVLGGPLSLPWGLYVLICQRTPEKPCLNDVSDIGGWRRTALIASVFLVVLTLIPLWDELAEELGVGLVTSF
- the LOC100276230 gene encoding probable zinc metalloprotease EGY1, chloroplastic isoform X1 gives rise to the protein MIEPNNTLEDSLNLKPTWILGPGRQTGQPAASHSSVDPCVKLRIVFTGYFCVGRGHWKASPGRRQTRCHVGPNQIQHPAPSSSIAPYPPPPRSGGPHRSTTAPPSPRPPRPITAPANSASRSSLHAKLGMAAALASSPLVHLSTSRLRLPRPRASSSSAPGCSIGVCLGWRLKVGWRALRRCDRLRCFSTDGDGVEEGEKRGEEEASATAAPAPDPAPAETQVGAAEELASERSRSGSFSSSSSSGNPGVSSEPPLLSFSVDNIDTVKLLELLGPEKVDPVDVMAIKEKLFGYTTFWLTKEEPFGDLGEGVLFIGNLRGKREEIFAKLQRQLRELAGEKYNLFMVEEPNSEGDDPRGGPRVSFGLLRKEVSEPGPTTLWQYVISLSLFLLTMFSCVELGIASKISSLPPEIVSYFTDPNSTGPPPDMQLLLPFVESALPVAYGVLAIQLFHEIGHFLAAFPKNVKLGIPFFIPNFTLGTFGAITQFKSILPDRKTMFDISMAGPVAGAALSFSMFFVGLLLSSNPVGASDLVEVPSQLFQGSLLLGLISRATLGYRAMHAATVSIHPLVIAGWCGLTTTAFNMLPVGCLDGGRALQGAFGKDALFGFGLTTYSLLGLGVRTPEKPCLNDVSDIGGWRRTALIASVFLVVLTLIPLWDELAEELGVGLVTSF
- the LOC100276230 gene encoding Probable zinc metalloprotease EGY1, chloroplastic is translated as MAAALASSPLVHLSTSRLRLPRPRASSSSAPGCSIGVCLGWRLKVGWRALRRCDRLRCFSTDGDGVEEGEKRGEEEASATAAPAPDPAPAETQVGAAEELASERSRSGSFSSSSSSGNPGVSSEPPLLSFSVDNIDTVKLLELLGPEKVDPVDVMAIKEKLFGYTTFWLTKEEPFGDLGEGVLFIGNLRGKREEIFAKLQRQLRELAGEKYNLFMVEEPNSEGDDPRGGPRVSFGLLRKEVSEPGPTTLWQYVISLSLFLLTMFSCVELGIASKISSLPPEIVSYFTDPNSTGPPPDMQLLLPFVESALPVAYGVLAIQLFHEIGHFLAAFPKNVKLGIPFFIPNFTLGTFGAITQFKSILPDRKTMFDISMAGPVAGAALSFSMFFVGLLLSSNPVGASDLVEVPSQLFQGSLLLGLISRATLGYRAMHAATVSIHPLVIAGWCGLTTTAFNMLPVGCLDGGRALQGAFGKDALFGFGLTTYSLLGLGVLGGPLSLPWGLYVLICQRTPEKPCLNDVSDIGGWRRTALIASVFLVVLTLIPLWDELAEELGVGLVTSF